The following coding sequences lie in one Gemmatimonadota bacterium genomic window:
- a CDS encoding glycoside hydrolase family 3 N-terminal domain-containing protein, whose product MRSRPTRTPRPLVAYLGLLALLACSARAPLYRDASAPIENRVADLLSRMTPEEKFGQLFAVAANVDPARDSVRDGLFGIQWRGPAADSLHPDATEYATQVNTLQRYFVERTRLGIPVIFFEEGLHGLTLPGATVFPQAIGLAASWDTALMRRVSTTIAGEAASRGVRQILSPVINLATDVRWGRTEESYGEDPLLTSAMAVAFIAPFERRGVITTPKHFVSNVGDGGRDSYPVNSGRRWMEETVFAPFEAAIRQAGARSIMAAYNSVDGEPASASHWLLTEVLRQRWGFNGFVISDAGGVGGANVLHNTAGSYAEAGARAIPAGLDVIFQTSVAHRQLFWPAFHDGSIPAAAIDAAVSRVLRAKFELGLFEHPYVAVDSVVGPNAASHELAREAAAASLTLLRNEGNTLPFSSAVRTLAVIGADAAEARLGGYSGPGANRESILTGLRSILPAEGAIRYEPGVPRLSGDLAAIPDSTFGAGLSAEYFDNIALTGSARVHRTDRNVNFSWPFGGPDSTLAYGWYSARWQGDFTAPLGESTSLVVTGDDGYRLYLDDVLVVDRWRKESFHSDSAALTPGHRYRLRLEYFENSGAGQIRLQWRRGQGAAWQAAIARAVASARSSDATVIVAGIEEGEFRDRASLRLPGHQEELIRAVAATGRPFAVVLIGGSAITMSEWVGKVGAVLLAWYPGETGGSAVADALFGRSNPAGRLPITFPLSEGQLPLSYWHLPTGRGDDYADLSGRPLFPFGHGLSYTHFEYSGLVVPASAQRGDSITVRFRITNTGTRDGDEVAQLYLRTQVSRVARPVLALAGFTRFRLKAGESRDVVLRLPPERFAILDPSLKRVVERGRFVILVGASSADLRLRGTLDIR is encoded by the coding sequence ATGCGCTCCCGACCCACCCGGACTCCGCGCCCGCTCGTCGCGTATCTCGGCCTGCTCGCGCTCCTCGCCTGCAGCGCGCGCGCACCGCTCTATCGCGACGCCTCGGCGCCAATCGAGAACCGGGTCGCCGATCTACTGAGCCGAATGACCCCCGAAGAAAAATTCGGACAGCTCTTCGCCGTCGCCGCCAACGTTGATCCGGCACGCGACTCGGTCCGCGACGGCCTCTTCGGCATCCAGTGGCGCGGCCCCGCCGCCGACTCGCTCCACCCCGATGCCACCGAATACGCCACCCAGGTCAACACGCTGCAACGCTATTTCGTCGAGCGCACGCGCCTCGGCATCCCGGTGATCTTCTTCGAGGAAGGTCTGCACGGGCTCACTCTGCCGGGGGCGACCGTCTTTCCGCAGGCCATTGGTCTCGCCGCGAGCTGGGATACCGCTCTGATGCGGCGCGTGAGTACGACGATTGCGGGCGAGGCCGCGAGTCGCGGGGTGCGCCAGATCCTCTCCCCGGTGATCAACCTCGCCACTGATGTGCGCTGGGGCCGGACCGAGGAGAGCTACGGCGAGGATCCGCTGCTCACCAGCGCGATGGCGGTCGCCTTCATTGCTCCCTTCGAACGGCGCGGAGTCATCACCACACCAAAGCATTTCGTGTCCAACGTCGGCGACGGCGGCCGCGACAGCTACCCGGTCAACAGCGGTCGGCGCTGGATGGAGGAGACCGTCTTCGCCCCGTTCGAGGCCGCGATCCGGCAAGCGGGGGCGCGCTCGATCATGGCGGCGTACAACTCGGTCGATGGCGAACCCGCCTCGGCGAGCCACTGGCTGTTGACGGAGGTGCTGCGCCAGCGCTGGGGATTCAACGGCTTCGTCATTTCGGACGCCGGTGGAGTGGGCGGGGCGAATGTGCTCCACAACACGGCCGGCAGTTACGCAGAGGCCGGGGCGCGGGCGATTCCGGCCGGCCTCGATGTGATCTTCCAGACTTCGGTCGCGCATCGGCAACTCTTCTGGCCGGCTTTCCACGATGGTAGCATCCCCGCGGCTGCGATTGACGCCGCGGTATCGCGAGTGCTCCGCGCGAAGTTCGAGCTCGGCCTCTTCGAACATCCCTATGTGGCCGTGGACAGTGTCGTCGGGCCGAACGCAGCGTCACACGAGCTCGCGCGTGAGGCGGCGGCCGCGTCACTCACCTTGCTGCGGAACGAGGGCAATACCCTTCCCTTCTCATCCGCGGTGCGCACACTCGCTGTTATCGGTGCGGACGCGGCCGAGGCGCGCCTCGGCGGCTACAGCGGCCCGGGAGCGAATCGTGAGAGCATTCTCACCGGGCTGCGGAGCATCCTCCCCGCCGAAGGAGCGATCCGCTACGAACCAGGCGTGCCACGTCTTTCTGGCGACCTTGCTGCGATTCCTGATTCCACTTTCGGCGCCGGGCTGTCAGCAGAGTATTTCGATAACATCGCCCTCACTGGGTCGGCGCGGGTTCACCGCACCGACCGCAACGTGAATTTTTCGTGGCCCTTCGGCGGCCCGGATTCCACGCTCGCTTACGGCTGGTACTCGGCGCGGTGGCAAGGCGACTTCACGGCACCGCTCGGCGAGTCGACGTCACTGGTCGTGACCGGTGACGACGGCTACCGCCTCTATCTCGATGATGTGCTCGTGGTAGATCGATGGCGCAAGGAATCATTCCACAGCGACAGCGCCGCGCTCACCCCCGGGCATCGCTACCGGCTGCGACTGGAATATTTCGAGAATAGCGGTGCCGGACAGATCCGGTTGCAGTGGCGCCGCGGCCAGGGAGCAGCGTGGCAAGCCGCCATCGCACGAGCCGTCGCAAGCGCACGGAGCAGTGATGCCACCGTGATTGTTGCCGGGATCGAGGAAGGTGAGTTTCGCGATCGCGCCTCGCTGCGCCTGCCGGGGCATCAGGAAGAACTGATCCGCGCAGTGGCTGCCACCGGGCGCCCGTTTGCCGTGGTGCTCATCGGGGGCAGCGCGATCACGATGTCGGAGTGGGTCGGCAAGGTCGGCGCGGTTCTGTTGGCGTGGTACCCAGGCGAGACCGGGGGGAGTGCCGTCGCTGATGCCCTCTTCGGAAGAAGCAATCCGGCCGGTCGGCTGCCGATCACCTTCCCGCTATCCGAAGGTCAGCTGCCGTTGAGCTACTGGCATCTCCCGACCGGGCGAGGCGATGACTACGCCGACCTCAGTGGACGGCCACTCTTTCCCTTCGGACACGGGCTCAGTTATACACACTTTGAATACAGCGGACTGGTGGTCCCCGCCAGTGCGCAACGCGGCGATTCGATAACCGTCAGATTCCGGATCACGAACACCGGCACTCGCGATGGCGATGAAGTGGCCCAGCTCTACCTCCGCACCCAGGTCTCGCGGGTCGCTCGGCCAGTGCTGGCATTGGCCGGATTCACACGGTTTCGACTCAAGGCGGGCGAGTCTCGCGATGTGGTACTCCGGCTCCCCCCGGAGCGTTTCGCCATCCTGGATCCGTCGCTCAAGCGTGTCGTGGAACGGGGCCGATTCGTCATTCTCGTGGGCGCCTCTTCCGCTGACCTCCGACTCCGGGGCACCCTCGACATCAGATAG
- the araD gene encoding L-ribulose-5-phosphate 4-epimerase AraD produces the protein MTTRPDLASLRKEVLEANLAIAERGLAKFTFGNASAIHRSSGLVVIKPSGVPYWQLKASDLVVTDLSGTVVEGTLRPSSDLMTHLVLYRAFAAIGGVVHTHSHYATVWAQSGQDLPCLGTTHADYFHGAIPVTASLDAAAIATDYEANTGHAIVQRLGNQDPMTMPAVLVASHASFCWGTTVTAAVEVAALLEEVAEMAYHTRTLRPDIAPVASELLDRHFLRKHGSAATYGQDDASR, from the coding sequence ATGACCACGCGCCCCGATCTCGCCTCCCTCCGGAAGGAGGTCCTTGAAGCCAACCTCGCCATCGCCGAGCGCGGCCTCGCCAAGTTCACCTTCGGCAACGCGAGCGCCATCCACCGCAGCAGCGGGCTCGTCGTCATCAAGCCGAGCGGCGTCCCCTACTGGCAACTCAAGGCCAGCGACCTGGTCGTGACCGACCTCAGCGGCACTGTGGTGGAAGGCACCCTGCGGCCCTCGTCCGACCTGATGACGCACCTGGTACTCTACCGCGCCTTTGCCGCGATCGGTGGCGTGGTCCACACCCACTCCCATTACGCGACCGTGTGGGCGCAGAGTGGCCAGGACCTTCCCTGCCTCGGCACCACCCACGCCGACTATTTCCACGGCGCGATTCCGGTGACCGCCTCACTCGACGCCGCGGCCATTGCCACCGACTACGAGGCCAATACCGGACACGCGATCGTGCAGCGCCTCGGCAACCAGGATCCGATGACGATGCCGGCGGTGCTGGTGGCGAGTCACGCGAGTTTTTGCTGGGGAACTACGGTGACTGCAGCCGTGGAAGTGGCCGCATTGCTCGAGGAAGTCGCCGAGATGGCGTACCACACCCGCACGCTGCGCCCCGACATCGCGCCTGTCGCGAGTGAACTGCTGGACCGCCACTTCCTGCGCAAGCACGGCTCTGCGGCCACCTACGGCCAGGACGACGCTTCGCGCTAG
- a CDS encoding ribulokinase: MTIVAGVDFGTQSVRVALVDSARGPVGSGVAEYLVRRDPRNPDFATQSHRDHMAALELAMSRALAAAAVPGHDVAAIALDTTGSTVVIVGEGLEPLDDYYLWCDHRAKAEAARITAVAQEWRLPAIERCGGVYSSEWGFAKVLHWLRQNPGRKGEMVTALEHCDMVAAVLCGITDPREVPRSICAAGHKWLWYPEAGGLPSEEFLVAVDPLLAGVRAKLDSPFHTSDVIAGTLTGEWATRLGLREGIPIPVGAFDAHWDAIGAGIVEGDVVNVIGTATCIMAIARDAECVPGVCGVVQGSIDPALVGVEAGLSGCGYIFEALAARHAASLSALTEQLAAHRAGQTGLLHLTWDNGDRTVLVNADLGGVTLGWNLNHTAPDTLFAAIEGTAMHTRIILDRMAEHGVPIRRVIHGGGIPQKNAVLNQVYANVLGVPVLVPQRAVTSLGSAIFAFLAAGTFGSIREAQAALCPPYLIVEPDPAAHAVYQELYPIFRQLYFAMGTPGSAPIGVGEVLPRLRAIAEREHGKQH, translated from the coding sequence TTGTCGCCGGGGTGGACTTCGGGACCCAGAGTGTCCGCGTCGCACTGGTCGACAGCGCGCGCGGGCCAGTCGGCTCCGGCGTGGCCGAGTATCTGGTGCGCCGCGATCCGCGGAATCCTGATTTCGCTACCCAGTCGCATCGCGATCATATGGCAGCCCTGGAACTCGCGATGTCGCGCGCACTCGCAGCAGCGGCCGTGCCCGGCCACGATGTCGCGGCAATCGCCCTTGACACCACCGGCTCCACCGTGGTGATCGTCGGTGAAGGACTCGAGCCGCTCGATGACTATTACCTCTGGTGCGATCACCGCGCCAAGGCCGAAGCGGCCCGCATCACTGCCGTGGCCCAGGAGTGGCGGCTGCCGGCGATCGAGCGCTGTGGCGGTGTCTACAGCTCGGAGTGGGGCTTCGCCAAGGTGCTGCACTGGCTGCGGCAGAACCCCGGTCGGAAGGGCGAGATGGTGACCGCGCTCGAGCACTGCGACATGGTTGCTGCCGTGCTCTGCGGAATCACCGATCCACGGGAAGTCCCCAGGAGTATCTGTGCCGCCGGCCACAAATGGCTCTGGTACCCGGAAGCTGGAGGGCTGCCGTCCGAGGAGTTCCTCGTCGCGGTCGATCCGCTGCTCGCCGGGGTGCGCGCGAAGCTCGACTCGCCATTTCATACCTCCGACGTCATCGCGGGCACGCTGACGGGCGAGTGGGCCACTCGCCTCGGGCTGCGTGAGGGAATTCCCATTCCCGTGGGTGCCTTCGACGCCCACTGGGATGCCATCGGCGCAGGCATCGTGGAGGGCGACGTCGTGAATGTCATCGGCACCGCCACCTGCATTATGGCGATTGCGCGCGATGCGGAATGTGTGCCGGGAGTCTGCGGGGTAGTGCAGGGGTCGATCGATCCGGCGCTGGTTGGGGTAGAGGCGGGTCTCTCGGGTTGCGGCTACATCTTTGAGGCGCTCGCCGCGCGCCACGCCGCTTCGCTTTCGGCCCTCACGGAGCAGCTGGCGGCCCATCGCGCCGGGCAGACCGGGCTGCTGCATCTCACCTGGGACAACGGCGACCGCACCGTGCTGGTCAATGCTGATCTCGGCGGCGTCACGCTCGGCTGGAATCTCAATCACACCGCCCCAGACACACTCTTCGCTGCCATCGAAGGCACGGCAATGCACACGCGCATCATTCTCGACCGGATGGCCGAGCACGGGGTGCCGATCCGTCGAGTAATTCACGGCGGCGGGATCCCGCAGAAGAACGCGGTCCTCAACCAGGTCTATGCGAACGTGCTGGGCGTCCCCGTGCTCGTGCCCCAGCGCGCAGTCACCAGCCTGGGGTCGGCAATCTTCGCCTTCCTGGCCGCCGGAACCTTTGGCAGCATCCGCGAAGCACAGGCCGCGCTCTGCCCACCTTACCTGATCGTCGAGCCAGACCCGGCGGCACACGCGGTCTATCAGGAACTCTATCCGATATTCCGGCAACTCTACTTCGCGATGGGCACGCCAGGCTCAGCTCCCATCGGCGTTGGCGAAGTCCTGCCCAGGTTGCGTGCGATTGCCGAGCGGGAGCACGGCAAGCAGCACTAG